The following are encoded together in the Micromonospora lupini genome:
- a CDS encoding SRPBCC family protein, translating into MTGPEGADDLQEAAQPGAGEVTATVIVNAPAARVFAALLAWERQSDWIPFTQVRVVEGDGREGSRIEAVTALGRATLRDEMRVVRVDEPYEIGVVHHGQVLRGPGVLRCTQLGETRTQVVWHEWFHLPGGRAGRLAWPVLWPGSKLGLTQALKRFGRLVEQGRLP; encoded by the coding sequence GTGACCGGCCCGGAGGGCGCTGATGATCTTCAGGAGGCGGCGCAACCCGGCGCCGGCGAGGTGACCGCCACGGTCATCGTCAACGCCCCGGCGGCCCGGGTCTTCGCCGCGTTGCTCGCCTGGGAACGGCAGTCGGACTGGATTCCGTTCACCCAGGTCCGGGTCGTCGAGGGCGACGGGCGCGAGGGCAGCCGGATCGAGGCGGTGACCGCGCTCGGCCGGGCGACGCTCCGCGACGAGATGCGGGTGGTCCGGGTCGACGAGCCGTACGAGATCGGCGTGGTGCACCACGGCCAGGTGCTGCGTGGCCCCGGTGTCCTGCGCTGCACCCAACTCGGCGAGACCCGCACCCAGGTCGTCTGGCACGAGTGGTTCCACCTGCCGGGCGGCCGGGCCGGTCGACTGGCGTGGCCGGTGCTCTGGCCCGGCTCCAAGCTGGGCCTCACCCAGGCGCTCAAGAGGTTCGGCCGTCTGGTCGAGCAGGGCCGACTGCCCTGA
- a CDS encoding DNA-3-methyladenine glycosylase I: MSDLVIGADGLARCAWGASTPDYAVYHDTEWGRPLRGDDALYERMTLEAFQSGLSWLTILRKRPAFRLAFDEFHIATVAGYGEADVTRLLADAGIVRNRAKIEAAIANARAALELPDGLSALLWSFAPERRPARPASFAELAPITPESTAMAKALKKRGFRFVGPTTAYALMQATGMVDDHIVGCHVTR; this comes from the coding sequence GTGAGTGACCTGGTGATCGGCGCCGACGGGCTGGCCCGCTGCGCCTGGGGGGCGAGCACCCCCGACTACGCCGTCTACCACGACACCGAGTGGGGGCGGCCGCTGCGCGGCGACGACGCGCTCTACGAACGAATGACCCTGGAGGCGTTCCAGTCGGGGCTGTCCTGGCTGACCATCCTGCGCAAACGCCCGGCGTTCCGGCTGGCCTTCGACGAGTTCCACATCGCCACAGTGGCGGGCTACGGCGAGGCCGACGTGACCCGGCTGCTCGCCGACGCCGGCATCGTCCGCAACCGGGCCAAGATCGAGGCCGCCATCGCCAACGCCCGCGCCGCGCTGGAGCTGCCCGACGGGCTGTCCGCGCTGCTCTGGTCGTTCGCGCCGGAGCGCAGGCCGGCCCGCCCCGCCTCGTTCGCCGAGCTGGCGCCGATCACCCCGGAGTCGACAGCCATGGCCAAGGCGCTCAAGAAGCGCGGCTTCCGGTTCGTGGGGCCGACCACCGCGTACGCCCTCATGCAGGCCACCGGGATGGTCGACGATCACATCGTCGGCTGTCACGTCACCCGCTGA
- a CDS encoding DUF1501 domain-containing protein, translating to MDALTRRRFLLTSGVVGAGALAAGAGAYGLRDLLDTSGDRDPQSRTLVLVTLYGGNDGLNTVIPYGDPAYRAARPELAYPDGEVRRLDDDFALNPALEGLHQRWSKGGLAIVRGIGYPKPDRSHFRSMDIWHTAQPDRPGNTGWLGRWLDGAGGDPRLAVSFEPALPPLLAGAHSAGAAVPVTDRKAAKGLSAETLAAFAAAEAGESPAQARAAACFGDMRSVDEMIRQVRDSTATEADDPDGEQAPATATGGARTPLDAQLDLVAQCVEAEVSTRVFSVSLGGFDTHADEKQLQAVLLGQLDRALTGFADRMSRSEAGRKVVVAVYSEFGRRVRANASDGTDHGTASDMLLLGAGVRGGWHGDAPSLTDLDDGDLKYTTDFRDVYATLLERVLDTDPGPVLADWRGRLDKLF from the coding sequence ATGGACGCCCTGACCCGACGCAGGTTCCTGCTCACCAGCGGGGTGGTGGGCGCGGGCGCGCTGGCCGCCGGCGCCGGCGCGTACGGCCTGCGGGACCTGCTGGACACCTCCGGAGACCGTGACCCGCAGTCGCGCACGCTTGTGCTTGTCACCCTGTACGGCGGAAACGACGGCCTGAACACCGTCATCCCGTACGGCGACCCGGCCTACCGGGCGGCCCGACCCGAACTGGCGTACCCCGACGGCGAGGTGCGGCGGCTGGACGACGACTTCGCCCTCAACCCGGCCCTGGAGGGCCTGCACCAGCGCTGGTCGAAGGGCGGGCTGGCGATCGTGCGCGGAATCGGCTACCCGAAGCCGGACCGCAGCCACTTCCGGTCGATGGACATCTGGCACACGGCGCAACCGGACCGGCCCGGCAACACCGGCTGGCTCGGCCGCTGGCTGGACGGGGCGGGCGGCGACCCCCGACTGGCGGTGTCGTTCGAGCCGGCGCTGCCGCCGCTGCTGGCCGGTGCGCACAGCGCGGGCGCCGCCGTACCGGTGACCGACCGCAAGGCCGCCAAGGGGCTCTCGGCGGAGACGCTCGCCGCGTTCGCCGCCGCCGAGGCGGGCGAATCGCCGGCTCAGGCCCGGGCCGCGGCCTGCTTCGGAGACATGCGGTCGGTGGACGAGATGATCCGCCAGGTACGCGACTCCACCGCCACGGAGGCGGACGACCCGGACGGTGAGCAGGCGCCCGCGACGGCCACCGGCGGGGCACGAACCCCGCTGGACGCGCAGCTGGACCTGGTCGCGCAGTGCGTGGAGGCGGAGGTGTCCACGCGGGTCTTCTCGGTGTCGCTGGGAGGCTTCGACACGCACGCCGACGAGAAGCAGTTGCAGGCCGTTCTGCTGGGCCAACTGGACCGGGCGTTGACCGGGTTCGCCGACCGGATGAGTCGCAGCGAGGCCGGCCGCAAGGTGGTGGTGGCGGTCTACTCCGAGTTCGGTCGCCGGGTCCGGGCCAACGCCTCGGACGGCACCGACCACGGCACGGCCTCCGACATGCTGCTGCTCGGCGCTGGGGTGCGCGGCGGCTGGCACGGGGACGCGCCCAGCCTCACCGACCTCGACGACGGCGACCTGAAATACACCACCGACTTCCGGGACGTCTACGCCACGCTGCTGGAGCGGGTGTTGGACACCGACCCCGGCCCGGTGCTCGCCGACTGGCGGGGACGACTCGACAAGCTGTTCTAA
- a CDS encoding DUF1800 domain-containing protein, translating to MSDREAVAHLLRRATFGPTADEVDAAERAGPAATLDNLLAPARADRGAAATPPPTLPADPYAALTKESTREQRQKANAQRREQLQQVTLWWLDRMVAAEDGLTEKLLFFWHGHWATSAQKVKSARMMLGQVDTLRRHGRGPLAPLVAAMVRDPALIVWLDGQKNTRKAPNENLARELMELFTLGIGAYTEADVKAGARALTGWTVDRRTGVARFEAKRHDPGEKTILGQTGRFDAEAYAGLLAAQPAAATFVAGRLWFRYAGTDVPTPDGLAGADTVATLRALFSSPAFAQTRGTLVKQPVEWLVGALRQLGVRPSALPEQQRKQLLSGLNALDQVPLRPPSVGGWPAGAAWLTTSSLQARLRMAGMLATAATPAVLARLTAAPTAGRPDALARLLVVDGWGARTRAALTPLAGEPRKLLAAGLVSPEYTVS from the coding sequence ATGAGCGATCGTGAAGCGGTGGCGCACCTGCTGCGTCGGGCGACCTTCGGGCCGACCGCCGACGAGGTGGACGCGGCCGAGCGGGCCGGGCCGGCGGCGACCCTGGACAACCTGCTCGCCCCGGCTCGGGCCGACCGGGGCGCGGCGGCCACCCCGCCGCCGACGCTGCCCGCGGACCCGTACGCCGCGTTGACCAAGGAGTCCACCCGCGAGCAGCGGCAGAAGGCCAACGCCCAGCGCCGGGAGCAGCTCCAGCAGGTGACCCTCTGGTGGCTGGACCGGATGGTCGCCGCCGAGGACGGGCTGACCGAGAAGCTGCTCTTCTTCTGGCACGGGCACTGGGCCACGAGCGCGCAGAAGGTCAAGTCGGCGCGGATGATGCTCGGCCAGGTGGACACGCTGCGCCGCCACGGGCGCGGGCCGCTGGCCCCACTTGTCGCCGCGATGGTGCGCGACCCGGCTCTGATCGTCTGGCTGGACGGGCAGAAGAACACCCGCAAGGCGCCGAACGAGAACCTGGCGCGCGAGCTGATGGAGCTGTTCACGCTCGGCATCGGCGCCTACACGGAGGCCGACGTGAAGGCCGGCGCGCGGGCGCTGACCGGCTGGACTGTGGACCGGCGCACGGGCGTCGCCCGCTTCGAGGCCAAGCGGCACGACCCCGGGGAGAAGACGATCCTGGGGCAGACCGGCCGCTTCGACGCCGAGGCGTACGCCGGACTGCTGGCCGCCCAGCCGGCGGCGGCCACGTTCGTGGCCGGGCGGCTCTGGTTCCGCTACGCCGGCACCGACGTCCCGACGCCGGACGGCCTGGCCGGCGCGGACACCGTCGCGACCCTGCGCGCGCTGTTCTCGTCGCCGGCCTTCGCCCAGACCCGGGGCACTCTCGTGAAACAGCCGGTGGAGTGGCTGGTCGGCGCGCTGCGACAGCTCGGCGTCCGGCCCTCGGCTCTGCCGGAGCAGCAGCGCAAACAACTGCTCTCCGGCCTGAACGCGCTGGACCAGGTGCCGCTGCGGCCGCCCAGCGTGGGCGGCTGGCCGGCCGGCGCCGCGTGGCTGACCACCTCGTCGTTGCAGGCCCGGCTCCGGATGGCCGGGATGCTGGCCACCGCGGCCACCCCGGCGGTGCTGGCCCGGCTGACCGCCGCGCCCACCGCCGGCCGGCCGGACGCCCTGGCCCGACTGCTTGTCGTCGACGGCTGGGGCGCCCGCACCCGGGCCGCGCTCACACCGCTGGCCGGCGAGCCGCGCAAGCTGCTGGCAGCCGGCCTGGTCAGCCCCGAGTACACAGTCAGTTGA
- a CDS encoding enoyl-CoA hydratase-related protein, with protein MTEPLLVDRTDAVVTLTLNRPQAMNALDLALKEALRDTLAELETDRSCRAVVLAGAGGAFSAGQDLREHVATLGNSSGKPLDTVRAHYNPIAARLANLPKPVVAAVRGMAAGAGASLAFLADIRIGGPSTSFLMAFAKVGLAADTGASWTLPRLVGHAKAVELLMLAEPVRAEEACRLGLITRLTDDDEQVLPVAQELAARLAAGPTVAYGAIKRQLSIADAGTLADALSAEAQAQAICGATADHRAATLAFVAKQKPVFEGH; from the coding sequence GTGACCGAGCCGTTGCTCGTCGACCGGACCGACGCCGTCGTCACCCTCACCCTGAACCGGCCGCAGGCGATGAACGCGCTCGACCTGGCGCTCAAGGAGGCGCTGCGGGACACGCTCGCCGAACTGGAGACCGACAGGTCCTGCCGGGCGGTCGTCCTGGCCGGGGCCGGTGGGGCGTTCAGCGCCGGGCAGGACCTGCGCGAGCACGTGGCCACCCTGGGCAACTCCTCCGGCAAGCCGCTGGACACCGTGCGGGCGCACTACAACCCGATCGCCGCCCGGCTGGCCAACCTGCCCAAGCCGGTGGTGGCAGCGGTCCGCGGCATGGCCGCCGGGGCAGGCGCGTCGCTGGCCTTCCTCGCCGACATCCGGATCGGCGGCCCGAGCACCAGCTTCCTGATGGCGTTCGCCAAGGTCGGTCTGGCCGCCGACACCGGCGCCTCCTGGACGCTGCCCCGGCTGGTCGGCCACGCCAAGGCCGTCGAGCTGCTGATGCTGGCCGAGCCGGTCCGCGCCGAGGAGGCCTGCCGGCTGGGGCTGATCACGCGCCTGACGGACGACGACGAGCAGGTGCTGCCGGTCGCGCAGGAGCTGGCCGCCCGGCTCGCCGCCGGCCCCACAGTGGCGTACGGGGCCATCAAGCGGCAGCTCTCGATCGCCGACGCCGGCACCCTCGCCGACGCCCTCTCGGCCGAGGCGCAGGCCCAGGCGATCTGCGGCGCCACCGCCGACCACCGGGCGGCCACGCTCGCGTTCGTCGCCAAGCAGAAACCGGTCTTCGAGGGACACTGA
- a CDS encoding PaaX family transcriptional regulator — protein sequence MQARSALFDLYGDHLRPRGGRAPVAALVKLLAPLGIAPPAVRTAVSRMVRQGWLDPLRLASGPGYSITPKAARRLDEAAARIYRTGRVTWDGRFDLLVLDAPGSRRDRQRLAATLSFLGYGTLDEQTWVATRPAEDVDLLLAEAGIRFERFTASHFSGTPGAMGVVRRAWDLAEIGRAYERFVADQRPLLGAVTVRSSDEEAYAARFRLVHAWRTFLFRDPQLPPALLPERWPGTAAASFFDRHAARLRPAADRYVEQCLDAGNRIVRQKGR from the coding sequence ATGCAGGCACGGTCGGCACTCTTCGACCTGTACGGCGACCACCTCCGACCGAGGGGTGGCCGGGCACCGGTCGCCGCCCTGGTCAAGCTACTGGCACCGTTGGGAATCGCGCCGCCCGCCGTTCGCACCGCCGTGTCCCGGATGGTGCGTCAAGGCTGGCTCGACCCGCTCCGGCTGGCCTCCGGACCGGGATATTCGATCACACCAAAAGCTGCCCGCCGACTGGACGAGGCGGCGGCCCGGATCTACCGGACCGGCCGGGTCACCTGGGACGGGCGGTTCGATCTGCTCGTGCTCGACGCCCCGGGTTCCCGGCGGGACCGGCAGCGACTCGCGGCCACCCTCAGCTTCCTCGGCTACGGCACGCTCGACGAGCAGACCTGGGTGGCGACCCGGCCCGCCGAGGACGTCGACCTGTTGCTGGCCGAGGCCGGCATCCGGTTCGAGCGGTTCACGGCCTCGCACTTCTCCGGCACCCCGGGGGCGATGGGCGTCGTCCGCCGCGCCTGGGACCTGGCCGAGATCGGCCGCGCCTACGAGCGGTTCGTCGCCGACCAGCGACCCCTCCTCGGCGCGGTCACCGTGCGCAGCAGCGACGAGGAGGCGTACGCGGCCCGGTTCCGGCTCGTGCACGCGTGGCGTACCTTCCTGTTCCGGGATCCACAGCTGCCCCCGGCGCTGCTCCCCGAGCGCTGGCCCGGTACCGCCGCCGCCAGCTTCTTCGACCGGCACGCGGCCCGCCTGCGTCCGGCCGCCGACCGGTACGTCGAGCAGTGCCTCGACGCCGGCAACCGCATCGTTCGACAGAAGGGTCGTTAG
- a CDS encoding DUF3117 domain-containing protein yields MAAMKPRTGDGPLEVTKEGRGIVMRVPLEGGGRLVVEMTPDEANALGDALKAAAG; encoded by the coding sequence ATGGCGGCGATGAAGCCGCGGACGGGCGACGGTCCGCTGGAAGTCACCAAGGAGGGTCGGGGCATCGTCATGCGGGTCCCGCTGGAGGGCGGTGGCCGGCTCGTCGTCGAGATGACTCCCGACGAGGCCAACGCGCTCGGTGACGCGTTGAAGGCAGCCGCCGGCTGA
- a CDS encoding leucyl aminopeptidase family protein produces the protein MLAIRPLAEPDRLDVLVLPVRPTDQAAGGAAGGDASAEPAPVAVTPPDGTADEAAALVPVARLSGRAGEIRTHLRPGRSPGRLVLLGIGDGGESSWRAAGAALARSAADETHITIALPAEVTTDAVRGLTEGLLLASYRFRLAEADDTPALGSVDLLLDDPEAYETTVATARTTAAMTRLARDLTNTPSSVKTPQWFADQVASAAADLPDLRLTVRDPAQLAAEGFGGILAVGGGSASGPRLVEMDWHPANARTHVVLIGKGITFDTGGLSIKPVPAMKLMRKDMAGAAAVVAATLGAAALRLPVRVTTLAPLAENMVSGSAFRPGDVIRHYGGTTSETTNSDAEGRLVLADALAYAVRQLKPDLLIDLATLTGANAVALGKRTAALYSENDDLAADLLAAIGAAGEAAWRMPLHTDYVEYLGSEIADLYSAPTQGAGSVLAALYLREFTGELRDRWLHLDMSAPSWADGDQAELTRGATGWGVRSLLRWLADVD, from the coding sequence GTGCTCGCCATCCGTCCGCTCGCCGAGCCCGATCGGCTCGACGTCCTCGTCCTGCCCGTCCGACCCACCGATCAGGCGGCGGGAGGTGCAGCCGGAGGTGACGCCTCGGCGGAGCCGGCGCCCGTCGCCGTGACGCCGCCGGACGGCACCGCCGACGAGGCTGCCGCGCTGGTGCCGGTCGCCCGACTGAGCGGCCGGGCGGGCGAGATCCGCACCCACCTGCGTCCCGGGCGCAGCCCCGGTCGGCTGGTGCTGCTCGGTATCGGCGACGGCGGAGAGTCGTCCTGGCGGGCTGCCGGCGCGGCCCTGGCCCGCTCCGCGGCAGATGAGACGCACATCACTATCGCGCTACCGGCCGAGGTGACCACCGACGCGGTCCGTGGGCTGACCGAGGGGCTGCTGCTCGCCTCGTACCGGTTCCGGCTGGCCGAGGCCGACGACACTCCCGCGCTCGGCAGCGTCGACCTGCTGCTCGACGACCCGGAGGCGTACGAGACCACCGTGGCCACGGCGCGGACCACCGCCGCGATGACCCGCCTCGCCCGCGACCTGACCAACACCCCCTCCTCGGTGAAGACCCCGCAGTGGTTCGCCGACCAGGTGGCCTCCGCCGCCGCCGACCTGCCGGACCTGCGCCTGACGGTGCGCGACCCGGCCCAACTGGCCGCGGAGGGCTTCGGTGGAATCCTCGCCGTGGGCGGCGGCTCGGCCAGCGGCCCGCGGCTGGTCGAGATGGACTGGCATCCCGCGAACGCGCGCACCCACGTGGTGCTGATCGGCAAGGGCATCACCTTCGACACCGGCGGCCTCTCGATCAAACCGGTGCCGGCGATGAAGCTGATGCGCAAGGACATGGCCGGTGCGGCGGCGGTCGTCGCCGCCACCCTCGGCGCGGCGGCGCTGCGCCTGCCGGTCCGCGTCACCACCCTCGCCCCGCTCGCCGAGAACATGGTCAGCGGCTCGGCGTTCCGCCCGGGCGACGTGATCCGGCACTACGGCGGGACGACAAGCGAGACGACCAACTCCGACGCCGAGGGCCGCCTGGTCCTCGCCGACGCGCTGGCGTACGCGGTGCGGCAGCTCAAGCCCGATCTGCTGATCGACCTGGCGACCCTCACCGGCGCGAACGCCGTGGCGCTGGGCAAGCGCACCGCCGCCCTCTACAGCGAGAACGACGACCTGGCCGCCGACCTGCTGGCCGCGATCGGGGCGGCCGGCGAGGCGGCCTGGCGGATGCCGCTGCACACCGACTACGTCGAGTACCTGGGCAGCGAGATCGCCGACCTCTACAGCGCGCCCACCCAGGGCGCCGGATCGGTGCTGGCCGCGCTCTACCTGCGCGAGTTCACAGGCGAACTCCGGGACCGCTGGCTGCACCTGGACATGTCCGCCCCGTCCTGGGCGGACGGCGACCAGGCCGAACTCACACGCGGTGCGACGGGCTGGGGCGTCCGCTCCCTGCTGCGCTGGCTGGCCGACGTCGACTGA
- a CDS encoding O-methyltransferase codes for MTEDLVLRTARSLAHEVGLDAVTPGAGAALRLLAAAGNARAVVEIGTGTGVSGVWLLRGMRADGVLTTIDVEVEHQRIARRIFTEAGFAAGRTRIITGRALDVLPRLADGAYDLVFVDAEATGFHACVEAALRLLRPGGVLALNGMLAHGRIADPAARDAETVTVREAIKAVRESEHWIPALLPVGHGVLAAVKC; via the coding sequence GTGACCGAGGATCTCGTCCTACGGACCGCCCGCAGCCTGGCCCACGAGGTGGGCCTCGACGCGGTCACCCCCGGAGCGGGAGCGGCCCTGCGGCTGCTGGCCGCGGCCGGCAACGCCCGCGCGGTGGTGGAGATCGGCACCGGCACGGGCGTGAGCGGTGTCTGGCTGCTGCGCGGCATGCGCGCCGACGGCGTGCTCACCACAATCGACGTGGAGGTGGAGCACCAGCGGATCGCCCGGCGGATCTTCACCGAGGCCGGCTTCGCCGCCGGCCGCACCCGGATCATCACCGGTCGCGCGCTGGACGTGCTGCCGCGGCTCGCCGACGGGGCGTACGACCTGGTCTTCGTCGACGCCGAGGCGACCGGGTTCCACGCCTGCGTGGAGGCGGCGCTGCGGCTGCTGCGCCCGGGTGGTGTGCTCGCGCTCAACGGCATGCTGGCGCACGGTCGCATCGCCGACCCGGCCGCCCGGGACGCGGAGACGGTGACGGTCCGCGAAGCGATCAAGGCCGTCCGGGAGTCGGAGCACTGGATTCCCGCGCTGCTCCCGGTCGGACACGGGGTGCTCGCCGCCGTGAAGTGCTGA
- a CDS encoding S1C family serine protease, which yields MTDGWDWRRGGETPAPASPPGAGVPPAGSPTTPGSDTAPTAASGASPWWSDALGDPWRDPAAPAAVVVPGVVAVGTEPEPVTDPDAPGRPTLRHLLLIPVITALLAGTLGGALGYAFAVRGGAAGTVLGAPAVDPPALAQRKPESLAGVAERVLPSVVTVRVSSLGGTSEGSGFIASADGHVITNDHVVAGSSGKASVIFNDGTSAPATVVGQDPESDIAVIKVNRTGLRPVEFGDSDALAVGDPVLAVGSPLSLANTVTAGIVSALDRTMQAGEPGGPVRYYAAIQTDAAVNHGNSGGPLVDGAGRVVGVNSTIKSLVAEGQEAGNIGLAFAIPINQAKRVTQDIIGTGKARRTVIGAQVGGPGAGANGGVRLAAVEPSGPAAAAGLKVGDVILKLNGRPMTEPTDLIALVRKFAPGSVVTVEFRRGAARQNTSVTLAADAK from the coding sequence GTGACCGACGGCTGGGATTGGCGCCGGGGCGGTGAGACTCCGGCTCCGGCGAGCCCGCCCGGGGCAGGGGTCCCGCCGGCGGGGTCGCCGACCACGCCGGGGAGCGACACCGCGCCCACGGCTGCGTCCGGCGCCTCGCCCTGGTGGTCCGACGCGCTCGGCGATCCGTGGCGCGACCCGGCGGCGCCCGCCGCGGTGGTGGTGCCCGGGGTGGTGGCGGTCGGGACCGAACCCGAACCGGTCACCGACCCGGACGCGCCGGGCCGACCGACGCTGCGCCATCTGCTGCTCATTCCGGTGATCACCGCACTGTTGGCGGGCACGCTCGGTGGCGCGTTGGGTTACGCCTTCGCGGTGCGCGGCGGCGCCGCCGGCACGGTGCTCGGCGCTCCGGCCGTGGACCCGCCGGCGCTGGCCCAGCGCAAGCCGGAGTCGCTGGCCGGAGTCGCCGAACGGGTCCTGCCCAGCGTGGTCACCGTCCGGGTGAGCAGCCTCGGCGGAACCAGCGAGGGCTCCGGCTTCATCGCCAGCGCCGACGGTCACGTGATCACCAACGACCACGTGGTGGCGGGCAGCAGCGGCAAGGCCTCGGTGATCTTCAACGACGGCACCTCCGCTCCGGCGACAGTCGTCGGTCAGGACCCGGAGTCCGACATCGCGGTGATCAAAGTGAACCGGACGGGGCTGCGACCGGTGGAGTTCGGCGACTCCGACGCGCTTGCCGTCGGCGACCCGGTGCTCGCCGTCGGCTCACCCCTGTCGCTTGCCAACACCGTCACCGCCGGCATCGTGAGCGCCCTGGACCGGACGATGCAGGCCGGTGAGCCGGGTGGCCCGGTGCGCTACTACGCGGCCATCCAGACCGACGCCGCCGTCAACCACGGCAACTCGGGCGGCCCGCTTGTCGACGGCGCCGGCCGGGTGGTCGGCGTCAACTCCACGATCAAGTCGCTGGTGGCCGAGGGGCAGGAGGCCGGCAACATCGGGCTCGCCTTCGCCATCCCGATCAACCAGGCCAAGCGGGTCACCCAGGACATCATCGGCACCGGCAAGGCCCGGCGTACGGTCATCGGCGCCCAGGTCGGCGGCCCGGGCGCGGGCGCCAACGGCGGCGTACGGCTGGCCGCCGTGGAGCCCTCCGGGCCGGCGGCCGCGGCCGGGCTGAAGGTCGGCGACGTGATCCTGAAGCTCAACGGCCGGCCGATGACCGAGCCGACCGACCTGATCGCCCTGGTCCGCAAGTTCGCTCCGGGTTCGGTGGTGACCGTCGAGTTCCGGCGGGGGGCCGCTCGGCAGAACACGTCGGTGACGCTCGCCGCGGATGCCAAGTGA
- a CDS encoding preprotein translocase subunit TatB, translating to MFENLNMWEVGALLLLALLIFGDRLPAVINDGLRMVRNLRNMARNATGDLSRELGTDIQLEDLHPKAFIRKHLLSEEDEAAIRKPMQGVYDNLRADVSGVHNELKDVANAVDPRSNGSRSGTATGSAPAPAPRASYDDAT from the coding sequence ATGTTCGAGAACCTGAACATGTGGGAAGTCGGGGCGCTGCTGCTCCTGGCGCTGTTGATCTTTGGTGACCGGCTGCCTGCCGTGATCAACGATGGCCTGCGGATGGTGCGCAATCTGCGCAACATGGCCCGCAACGCCACCGGCGACCTCAGTCGCGAGCTGGGCACCGACATCCAGCTCGAGGATCTGCACCCGAAGGCCTTCATTCGCAAGCACCTCCTCAGCGAGGAGGACGAGGCGGCGATCCGCAAGCCGATGCAGGGCGTCTACGACAACCTGCGCGCGGACGTCAGCGGCGTGCACAACGAGCTGAAGGACGTGGCCAACGCCGTGGACCCGCGGTCGAACGGCTCCCGGTCCGGCACGGCCACCGGCTCCGCGCCGGCGCCGGCTCCCCGCGCCAGCTACGACGACGCCACCTGA
- a CDS encoding Mrp/NBP35 family ATP-binding protein: protein MSAPVSTVEDAIQAALATVNDPEIRRPITELGMVRSATIGADGVVRVELLLTVAGCPLKDKLRTDITVAVAAVPGVTGVEIDFGVMSPEQRQSLQSQLRGGGASEEPVIPFAQPGSRTRVYAVASGKGGVGKSSVTVNLAAALAARGLAVGVVDADIYGHSVPRMLGTEARPTRVEDMIMPPQAHGVKVISIGMFTSGNAAVVWRGPMLHRALQQFLADVYWGDLDVLLLDLPPGTGDVAISLAQLLPNSEILIVTTPQTAAAEVAERAGAIALQTHQRVVGVIENMSWLELPDGSRMEIFGAGGGTAVAESLSRTIGAQVPLLGQIPLDTRVREAGDAGNPIVLAEPESPAAQALGKVADRLALRRESLLGKPLGLKPAGR from the coding sequence ATGTCAGCACCCGTGAGCACAGTCGAGGACGCGATCCAGGCCGCCCTGGCCACCGTCAACGACCCGGAGATCCGCCGGCCCATCACCGAGCTGGGCATGGTCCGCTCCGCCACGATCGGCGCCGACGGCGTCGTACGGGTCGAGTTGCTGCTCACCGTCGCCGGCTGCCCGCTCAAGGACAAGCTGCGTACGGACATCACAGTTGCCGTCGCGGCGGTGCCCGGTGTGACGGGCGTGGAGATCGACTTCGGTGTGATGAGTCCCGAGCAGCGGCAGTCGTTGCAGTCGCAGCTCCGCGGCGGTGGCGCCAGCGAGGAGCCGGTCATCCCGTTCGCCCAGCCCGGCTCGCGCACCCGGGTGTACGCGGTGGCCAGCGGCAAGGGCGGTGTCGGCAAGTCAAGCGTGACTGTCAACCTGGCGGCGGCGCTCGCCGCCCGCGGGCTGGCCGTGGGCGTTGTCGACGCGGACATCTACGGCCACTCGGTGCCCCGGATGCTCGGCACGGAGGCTCGCCCCACCCGCGTCGAAGACATGATCATGCCGCCGCAGGCGCACGGCGTGAAGGTGATCTCGATCGGCATGTTCACCTCGGGCAACGCCGCAGTGGTGTGGCGCGGCCCGATGCTGCACCGGGCGCTGCAGCAGTTCCTGGCCGACGTCTACTGGGGCGACCTGGACGTGCTCCTGCTCGACCTGCCGCCGGGCACCGGCGACGTGGCCATCTCGCTGGCCCAGCTCCTGCCCAACTCGGAGATCCTGATCGTCACCACCCCGCAGACCGCCGCCGCCGAGGTGGCGGAGCGAGCCGGGGCTATCGCCCTGCAGACTCACCAGCGGGTGGTCGGCGTCATCGAGAACATGTCCTGGCTGGAGCTGCCGGACGGCTCCCGGATGGAGATCTTCGGCGCGGGGGGCGGCACGGCCGTCGCCGAGTCGCTGAGCCGGACCATCGGCGCGCAGGTGCCGCTGCTCGGCCAGATCCCGCTGGACACCCGGGTCCGTGAGGCCGGTGACGCCGGCAACCCGATCGTGCTGGCCGAGCCGGAGTCCCCGGCCGCGCAGGCGCTCGGCAAGGTCGCCGACCGGCTGGCGCTGCGCCGCGAGTCGCTGCTCGGCAAGCCGCTCGGCCTCAAGCCCGCCGGGCGCTGA